A genomic stretch from Antarcticibacterium flavum includes:
- a CDS encoding oxygenase MpaB family protein — translation MRYFVEKDSVVREIWGKADIILFIFAGAAAEFALNKAVDWLYFTGRLPADPMGRLFSTVSYARAIVFSKEQEALKAIDSINAIHSSVEIKRGSKIPDWAYRDVLFMLIDYSIRSFELLERKMTLKEKQEVFEVFTRVGTGMRLEGLPNTFNEWVEMREQHLENNLKYSHFTKDLFGKYRKSLGIPRYLILLEAQKLVFPGAVGKMMSFRKFSFLLPFVGIYKLSRRLHLDFLFKLLLLPRAYKNEIEELDNYSNSPRPTKQEKYKQAG, via the coding sequence ATGCGATATTTTGTAGAAAAAGATTCAGTAGTCAGGGAAATTTGGGGTAAGGCAGACATTATTCTGTTCATATTCGCCGGTGCCGCCGCGGAGTTTGCCCTGAACAAGGCAGTAGATTGGCTGTACTTTACCGGCCGTCTTCCTGCAGATCCTATGGGCAGGCTGTTCTCTACTGTTTCCTATGCAAGGGCAATTGTATTTTCAAAAGAACAGGAGGCTTTAAAAGCAATAGATTCTATTAATGCTATCCATTCCAGCGTGGAAATAAAGCGTGGTAGCAAGATCCCGGATTGGGCTTACAGGGATGTACTCTTTATGCTTATTGATTATTCCATTAGGTCCTTTGAACTTCTTGAAAGAAAAATGACCCTGAAGGAAAAGCAGGAGGTTTTTGAGGTTTTTACCAGGGTGGGAACAGGAATGCGTCTTGAGGGTTTACCCAATACTTTCAATGAATGGGTGGAAATGCGCGAACAGCATTTGGAAAACAACTTAAAATATAGTCATTTTACAAAAGATCTCTTCGGAAAGTACAGAAAAAGCCTGGGAATCCCAAGGTACCTTATCCTCCTGGAGGCACAAAAACTGGTATTCCCGGGAGCAGTGGGAAAAATGATGAGCTTCAGAAAATTTTCCTTTCTACTGCCTTTTGTAGGAATATATAAATTAAGCCGAAGGCTGCACCTGGACTTCCTATTCAAATTACTTCTCTTACCCCGTGCTTATAAAAATGAAATAGAGGAGCTGGATAATTATTCCAACTCCCCCCGGCCCACGAAGCAAGAGAAATATAAACAGGCGGGTTAG
- a CDS encoding Pycsar system effector family protein, with protein sequence MILETENKLKSNKERETLFRVTYRNQTSLRQIVDNKANMVISINTLIISSIVAISGYGIVSNRMDVYLENLIPISIIVVSCLTSAVFAILAANPKFVKPELKKLQDKQSLLFFGEIANHSQEEYLHKMEELLASREEIYKNMIIDLHCQGIILKYKFNYVSYAYKILMLGFGLGVIFFLVFLFLG encoded by the coding sequence ATGATTTTAGAAACAGAAAATAAACTTAAGTCCAATAAAGAGAGAGAAACGCTCTTCAGGGTCACTTACAGGAACCAGACAAGCTTAAGGCAAATAGTAGATAATAAGGCCAATATGGTGATAAGCATCAATACCCTTATAATTTCCTCTATTGTTGCCATTTCGGGATATGGCATAGTATCGAACAGGATGGATGTCTACCTGGAAAATTTGATCCCCATCTCCATTATTGTGGTTTCCTGTCTTACATCGGCAGTATTTGCTATTCTTGCCGCCAATCCAAAATTTGTAAAACCAGAACTCAAAAAACTACAGGATAAACAAAGCCTCCTGTTCTTTGGAGAGATTGCTAACCATTCCCAGGAGGAATATCTTCATAAGATGGAGGAACTACTAGCTTCCCGGGAAGAGATATATAAGAATATGATCATAGACCTGCACTGCCAGGGGATAATCCTTAAGTATAAGTTTAATTATGTAAGCTATGCATATAAGATCCTGATGCTTGGATTTGGCCTGGGGGTGATCTTTTTCCTGGTATTCCTTTTTCTTGGATAG
- a CDS encoding purple acid phosphatase family protein: MNLFRQKNFLFLSHFRIFVTAIVFIFFQPGFAQEILVQPYLQPGNAPGLNKEEKVLIWQTDDQPSNFKVEYTEGTAFNRGKKARISSVTLDFFNKPSRLYRATLKGLKFDQSYTYRVILEDSILSENSFKTRTKKPQSKFAVFADIGAGTPEQAAIAYRISLQDPQFVLVLGDMAYNNGRELEYRHRFFPYYLSPVASPEKGAPLLKTIPFYMLLGNHDVYSYDLDEYEDGLAYFYYSDLPRNAPVPKLHIEPQGDRERIKTFKKNTSPQFPGISNYAFENGNVHLVCLDANYYINPWIPILWSG; the protein is encoded by the coding sequence ATGAACCTTTTTCGGCAAAAGAACTTCCTTTTCCTTTCCCACTTCAGGATATTTGTAACAGCTATTGTTTTTATATTCTTCCAGCCGGGATTTGCGCAGGAGATCCTGGTGCAACCTTATTTACAACCTGGGAATGCACCGGGCCTCAATAAGGAAGAAAAAGTTTTGATATGGCAAACTGATGATCAACCATCAAATTTTAAAGTGGAATATACAGAAGGAACTGCCTTTAACCGTGGAAAAAAAGCCAGAATATCTTCTGTTACCCTTGATTTCTTTAATAAACCTTCCCGTCTATACCGCGCCACCCTGAAAGGTTTAAAATTTGACCAAAGTTATACCTATCGGGTTATTCTTGAGGACAGTATACTATCAGAAAATAGTTTTAAAACCAGAACGAAAAAGCCACAAAGCAAATTTGCAGTTTTTGCAGATATTGGTGCCGGCACCCCCGAGCAGGCTGCAATCGCCTATCGCATTTCCCTTCAGGACCCTCAATTTGTACTGGTATTGGGGGATATGGCTTATAATAACGGCAGGGAACTGGAATACCGCCACCGCTTCTTTCCTTACTACCTCTCCCCTGTCGCATCTCCGGAAAAAGGAGCGCCTTTATTGAAGACCATTCCTTTTTATATGCTACTTGGCAATCACGATGTATATAGCTATGATCTGGATGAATATGAGGACGGGCTTGCTTACTTTTATTACAGCGACCTCCCCAGGAACGCCCCGGTGCCAAAACTGCATATTGAACCCCAGGGAGACAGGGAACGAATTAAGACTTTCAAGAAAAATACCTCTCCTCAATTTCCGGGTATTTCTAACTATGCTTTTGAGAACGGAAATGTTCATTTAGTGTGCCTGGACGCCAATTATTATATAAACCCCTGGATCCCGATCTTGTGGAGTGGATGA
- a CDS encoding metallophosphoesterase — translation MPGRQLLYKPLDPDLVEWMRNELGKSKAQWKLVAYHHAAFNASPTHFNYQIMRLLSPMLEELGVDMVLAAHEHNYQRTLPLKFEPAINEEGTRYLISEEGRVDGSFILDESFDGKTSTTAQGIIYVVTGAGGGALYDPELTDEPDLWQKGTPENWVPYTVKLISNRHSFTMIETKGNELQLKQIDAEGNILDEIRITK, via the coding sequence GTGCCTGGACGCCAATTATTATATAAACCCCTGGATCCCGATCTTGTGGAGTGGATGAGGAATGAATTGGGTAAAAGTAAGGCCCAATGGAAATTGGTTGCCTACCACCACGCGGCGTTTAATGCCAGCCCCACTCATTTTAATTATCAAATTATGAGACTACTGTCTCCTATGCTGGAAGAATTGGGGGTGGATATGGTTCTTGCAGCCCATGAACATAATTACCAGCGTACCCTTCCTTTAAAATTTGAACCTGCCATAAATGAAGAAGGCACCCGTTATCTTATAAGTGAAGAAGGCCGTGTGGATGGCAGTTTTATCCTTGATGAGAGCTTTGATGGCAAAACCAGTACTACTGCTCAAGGTATTATTTATGTTGTGACCGGTGCCGGTGGTGGAGCCCTGTATGATCCTGAACTTACCGATGAACCCGATCTCTGGCAAAAAGGCACTCCTGAGAATTGGGTACCTTATACAGTAAAGCTCATTTCCAATCGGCATTCTTTTACAATGATAGAAACCAAGGGAAATGAATTACAACTGAAACAAATAGATGCAGAAGGGAATATCCTGGATGAAATAAGGATCACGAAATAA
- a CDS encoding adenylate/guanylate cyclase domain-containing protein, whose protein sequence is MFLKYKGWLLAGLICLFCLTLAAQEAARADSIIVQYEKGEYQGNELEFLDSIAKNQEDPDLLLKYADLLIAKAAEDSIYDYLHRGYLHKGNAMQLKGSYASSLNAFFSSLNYAHLTNNQRGIGRLNISIADTYSKSGNAQTSEDYYNRGIAVLRTVNDSISLATALLNAGEEYIRRGKFDEAMEHISESGEIFEQINYPLGTAYTLGNLGMIYAEQGRNELAKRHIYEAIDILEELEHYYPIAEYHTYMADIYAKQEDFPTAFDYAERALDVATKYGLKDEIGQANLTLADLSEAAGRFQNAYYYFKDYVTYRDSVKNLETIQQMANMRTDYEVSQKQVEVDLLAQQRQNQKITMISTIVALFLIALLALGLYRRNKYINKMSRVLAREKNRSDHLLRNILPEETARELKDRGKVKSQRFDSVTVMFADFKDFTYHSEYLEPEVLVESVDYYFTKFDEVIEKYGLEKIKTVGDCYMCAGGLPFPSQDHTHKTLLAALEIADFVKNAKENQTNGEVRFEIRIGMNTGPVVAGVVGKKKFAYDIWGDTVNIASRMETSSEAGRINISENTYQLVKHHFECEYRGEVEVKGNKTMKMYYVTKLKEFARKPKIERKPSIEPAKQGPEIFSRPA, encoded by the coding sequence ATGTTTTTAAAGTATAAGGGCTGGTTGCTTGCAGGCTTAATATGCCTGTTTTGCTTAACCCTTGCTGCACAGGAGGCGGCAAGGGCAGATAGCATTATTGTCCAATATGAAAAAGGTGAGTACCAGGGAAATGAACTGGAGTTTCTTGATTCTATTGCTAAAAACCAGGAAGATCCCGATTTACTGTTAAAATATGCTGATTTGCTAATTGCGAAAGCCGCAGAGGATTCTATATACGACTATTTACACCGTGGCTATTTGCATAAAGGCAATGCAATGCAATTAAAGGGCAGTTACGCATCCTCCCTTAATGCCTTTTTTTCCAGCCTAAATTATGCCCACCTTACAAATAATCAAAGAGGGATTGGCCGTCTTAATATTTCCATTGCAGACACCTATTCAAAGAGTGGTAATGCCCAGACTTCTGAAGATTATTATAACCGCGGGATCGCTGTTCTAAGAACTGTAAATGATTCCATTTCCCTGGCAACGGCACTTTTAAATGCCGGGGAGGAATACATTCGCAGGGGGAAATTTGATGAAGCCATGGAGCATATTTCAGAGTCCGGGGAGATATTTGAACAAATAAATTATCCGCTGGGGACTGCGTATACTTTAGGGAACCTGGGGATGATCTATGCAGAACAAGGCAGGAATGAGCTCGCCAAAAGACATATTTATGAAGCTATAGATATCCTGGAAGAGCTGGAACATTATTATCCCATAGCAGAATATCATACTTATATGGCTGATATATATGCAAAACAAGAGGATTTCCCAACTGCCTTTGATTATGCGGAACGGGCGCTTGATGTGGCGACCAAATACGGGTTAAAGGATGAAATAGGACAGGCTAACCTAACCCTTGCAGACCTTTCTGAAGCTGCAGGAAGATTCCAAAATGCATATTATTATTTTAAGGATTATGTGACTTACAGGGACAGTGTGAAAAATCTGGAAACTATTCAGCAAATGGCAAATATGCGTACAGATTATGAAGTTTCCCAGAAACAGGTGGAGGTAGATCTTCTCGCCCAGCAAAGGCAGAACCAAAAGATAACAATGATATCCACCATTGTCGCACTTTTCCTCATTGCCCTTCTTGCCCTGGGCTTGTACAGACGCAATAAATACATTAACAAGATGAGCAGGGTGCTTGCCAGGGAAAAGAATAGATCTGACCACCTGCTGCGTAATATCCTTCCAGAGGAAACTGCAAGGGAACTTAAGGACCGCGGCAAAGTGAAATCACAGCGCTTTGACTCAGTTACCGTAATGTTCGCCGATTTCAAGGACTTTACCTACCATTCAGAATACCTGGAGCCGGAAGTACTGGTGGAAAGTGTAGATTATTATTTTACGAAATTTGATGAAGTAATAGAGAAATATGGGCTGGAAAAGATCAAAACGGTTGGAGATTGCTATATGTGCGCCGGCGGACTTCCTTTCCCATCTCAGGACCACACCCATAAAACCTTACTGGCCGCCCTGGAAATAGCAGATTTTGTTAAAAATGCAAAAGAGAACCAGACAAACGGGGAGGTAAGATTTGAAATTCGCATTGGTATGAACACCGGGCCTGTAGTAGCGGGAGTGGTGGGTAAAAAGAAATTTGCATATGATATTTGGGGAGACACCGTCAATATAGCATCCAGAATGGAAACCAGCAGTGAGGCCGGCCGCATAAATATTTCTGAAAATACTTACCAGTTGGTAAAGCATCATTTCGAATGTGAATACCGGGGAGAAGTAGAGGTAAAAGGCAATAAAACTATGAAGATGTATTACGTTACCAAACTAAAAGAGTTCGCCCGGAAACCAAAGATCGAACGAAAACCATCCATTGAACCGGCAAAACAGGGGCCAGAAATTTTCTCCAGACCGGCTTAG